Proteins from a single region of Runella sp. SP2:
- a CDS encoding ATP-binding cassette domain-containing protein has protein sequence MEPITILEIDSVELSFDERKILQSVYLKIPRYQITSILGRNGCGKSSLLQIVFGTMRATNKSVRVNGRYVESLYRQRNVARYLPQHPLTPSSMKVKDALAWYGVNLNEAKYNKLPTLISQRMGELSGGERRFIEALMVLLSPVPFVLLDEPFTNLAPIYVEVLKQHIVEQKQNKGVLITDHLYREVLDIADQNYLIQNGTTYLLTNPRQELVDRGYLPG, from the coding sequence ATGGAGCCTATTACTATTTTAGAGATAGACAGCGTGGAACTGTCGTTTGATGAACGTAAAATTCTACAAAGTGTTTATTTGAAAATTCCGAGGTACCAAATCACGTCTATTTTGGGGCGCAATGGTTGTGGGAAATCTTCTTTGTTGCAAATTGTGTTTGGAACAATGAGGGCAACGAACAAGTCGGTCAGGGTCAATGGAAGGTACGTCGAATCGCTTTACCGACAACGCAACGTGGCGCGCTACCTGCCGCAGCATCCTCTCACCCCGTCGTCGATGAAGGTAAAAGACGCTCTGGCTTGGTATGGTGTGAACCTCAATGAAGCGAAGTACAACAAACTTCCGACGCTAATTTCGCAGCGAATGGGGGAATTGTCGGGCGGAGAAAGGCGCTTTATTGAAGCATTGATGGTGTTGCTTTCGCCCGTGCCGTTTGTGCTACTCGATGAGCCATTTACCAATTTAGCCCCTATTTATGTAGAAGTACTCAAACAGCACATTGTTGAGCAAAAACAAAATAAAGGGGTTTTAATCACCGATCATTTGTACCGAGAGGTGCTAGATATTGCCGACCAGAATTACTTGATTCAGAATGGAACAACGTATTTGCTCACGAACCCCCGTCAGGAGCTGGTTGATAGGGGGTATCTTCCAGGATAG
- a CDS encoding exo-beta-N-acetylmuramidase NamZ domain-containing protein: MKHLFKAVIASFLAIFLTTSFVAPPAKTIMTGADQTSTYLPYLKGKRVGMLVNQTSIIGKSHCVDSLVKLGVTITKIFGPEHGFRGNASNGAKVSDSTDPKTGIPVISLYGKNRKPSKEHLADVDVMIFDVQDVGARFYTYINTLSHVMEACAENGKELVILDRPNPHGFCVDGPILEPHLKSGIGMFPIPITHGMTIGEFAQMINGEGWLPNKMQCKLKIIKVANYTHAMPYVLPVPPSPNLNTQQSIMLYPSICLFEGTILSQGRGTYMPFTVLGAPALKGKYSFTFKPVSIQGMSETPLHQDQECYGLDLRKFDANTFVKSKKLNLKWLFETYAAYPYKDKFFDMSQSKQMGNFDKLAGTENLKKQIIAGTNEEEIRKSWEPGLSNYKKMREKYLLYP; encoded by the coding sequence ATGAAACACCTTTTCAAGGCGGTTATCGCCTCATTTTTAGCCATTTTCCTAACCACCTCTTTCGTCGCGCCACCTGCCAAAACCATTATGACGGGTGCCGACCAAACCAGCACTTACCTTCCTTATTTAAAGGGTAAACGGGTAGGGATGTTGGTCAATCAAACTTCCATCATCGGAAAATCTCACTGCGTTGACAGCCTTGTCAAACTCGGCGTGACCATCACTAAAATCTTCGGCCCTGAGCACGGTTTTCGCGGCAATGCCAGCAACGGCGCTAAGGTCAGCGACAGTACAGACCCCAAAACGGGGATTCCTGTCATTTCGCTTTATGGCAAAAATCGTAAACCCTCTAAAGAACACTTGGCCGACGTTGACGTGATGATTTTTGACGTGCAAGACGTAGGAGCCCGCTTTTATACCTACATCAATACCCTGTCGCACGTGATGGAAGCCTGCGCCGAAAATGGCAAAGAACTCGTCATCCTCGACCGCCCCAACCCGCACGGCTTTTGCGTGGATGGCCCTATTTTAGAGCCTCATTTAAAGTCGGGCATTGGGATGTTTCCCATTCCGATTACCCACGGGATGACCATTGGCGAATTTGCCCAAATGATTAACGGCGAAGGCTGGTTGCCCAACAAAATGCAGTGTAAGTTAAAAATCATCAAGGTGGCCAACTACACGCACGCCATGCCGTATGTGTTGCCCGTGCCGCCTTCGCCCAACCTCAACACGCAGCAATCCATCATGCTGTACCCAAGCATCTGTTTGTTTGAGGGCACAATTTTGAGCCAAGGACGCGGCACTTACATGCCTTTTACGGTGCTGGGCGCACCCGCGTTGAAGGGAAAATATAGCTTTACGTTTAAGCCCGTAAGCATCCAAGGCATGAGCGAAACCCCGCTGCACCAAGACCAAGAATGTTATGGACTCGACCTTCGTAAGTTTGACGCCAATACGTTTGTAAAATCTAAAAAACTGAACCTCAAGTGGTTGTTTGAAACCTATGCGGCTTATCCGTACAAAGACAAGTTTTTTGACATGAGCCAAAGCAAACAAATGGGTAACTTCGACAAATTGGCGGGAACGGAAAATCTTAAAAAGCAGATTATTGCAGGTACGAACGAAGAAGAGATTCGTAAAAGCTGGGAGCCTGGCTTGTCGAACTACAAAAAAATGCGGGAGAAGTATTTGTTGTATCCTTAA
- a CDS encoding alpha/beta fold hydrolase — MLSRKLLFWMGLVLLTGSLSSCFRSWRKNDRDIREHYANRPVKPTFYTIQNDSLKLFAATTGADTLPPLLLIHGAPGAWYGYMNMVDDSLLQSRFHIIAIDRLGYNHSSLRKKRFVTSIETQAKAAMLTLSLNHSKQKAVLLGRSFGAPIAAQMAILNPKAFSQLVMLAPAIDPAKEKFWWFSKPAKWWIVRAWLPRRLNVATFEKFAHAAELKKLQPQWSQLQVPTIVVQGGKDWIVDPSNLDFARQQLADKPAHYIFLPEAGHLISNSHPDLVRKLVSTPFTTIAGTAASSSSAQGSGQSEHK, encoded by the coding sequence ATGCTAAGTCGTAAACTTCTTTTCTGGATGGGTTTGGTGCTTCTGACGGGAAGCCTTTCCTCATGTTTTCGGTCGTGGCGAAAAAACGACCGTGACATTCGCGAACACTACGCCAATCGCCCCGTCAAACCTACTTTTTACACCATTCAAAACGACAGTCTCAAGCTTTTTGCAGCTACTACGGGCGCCGACACCCTTCCTCCGCTGTTGCTCATTCACGGAGCACCTGGGGCTTGGTACGGGTACATGAACATGGTCGATGATTCTTTGCTACAAAGTCGTTTTCACATTATTGCCATCGACCGCCTGGGCTACAACCATTCGAGTTTACGTAAAAAGCGCTTTGTAACCTCCATCGAAACCCAAGCCAAAGCGGCGATGTTGACCCTTTCGCTCAACCATTCAAAGCAAAAAGCGGTTCTTTTAGGTCGTTCGTTTGGCGCACCCATTGCGGCGCAAATGGCGATTTTGAACCCCAAAGCGTTTAGTCAGCTGGTGATGCTTGCCCCTGCCATCGACCCCGCCAAAGAAAAATTCTGGTGGTTTTCCAAACCAGCCAAGTGGTGGATTGTCCGTGCATGGCTGCCTCGTCGCCTCAACGTAGCCACCTTTGAGAAATTTGCCCACGCCGCTGAATTGAAAAAACTGCAACCGCAATGGTCCCAACTACAAGTGCCCACGATTGTGGTGCAAGGTGGGAAAGACTGGATTGTGGATCCTAGCAACCTTGATTTTGCGCGTCAACAACTGGCCGATAAGCCCGCCCATTACATCTTTTTGCCCGAAGCTGGCCACCTGATTTCCAATTCGCACCCCGACTTGGTTCGTAAATTGGTTTCAACGCCTTTTACCACAATAGCAGGAACAGCAGCTTCGTCCTCGAGCGCTCAAGGAAGCGGCCAAAGCGAGCATAAATGA
- a CDS encoding enoyl-ACP reductase: protein MANGILQGKRGIISGALDENSIAWKVALKAKAEGASFTLTNAPIAMRMGEIKKLSEACEAEIIPADATSLEDIENLYGKSMDVLGGKVDFVLHSIGMSPNIRKGRAYGDLNYEWFLKSVDVSALSFHKFLQVAEKMDAINEWGSVVALTYMAAQRTFPFYTDMAEAKAMLESIARSYGYRYGKLKKVRVNTVSQSPTKTTAGNGIGGFDKFYDFAEKMAPLGNASADSCADFVTVLFSDYTRMVTMQNLFHDGGFSNVGISAEVLEG from the coding sequence ATGGCAAACGGAATATTACAAGGGAAACGCGGCATCATTTCTGGTGCCCTCGACGAAAACTCAATTGCGTGGAAAGTAGCCTTGAAAGCTAAGGCAGAAGGTGCTTCTTTCACGTTGACCAACGCCCCAATCGCGATGCGTATGGGCGAAATTAAAAAATTGTCGGAGGCATGTGAGGCCGAAATTATCCCAGCCGATGCGACGTCACTCGAAGATATCGAAAACCTCTACGGCAAATCAATGGACGTATTGGGTGGAAAAGTGGATTTTGTGCTTCACTCCATTGGGATGTCACCCAACATCCGTAAAGGACGTGCTTACGGTGATTTGAACTATGAGTGGTTCCTAAAAAGTGTGGACGTGTCGGCGTTGTCGTTTCATAAATTTTTGCAAGTAGCCGAAAAAATGGACGCCATCAACGAGTGGGGAAGCGTAGTAGCTCTTACGTACATGGCGGCTCAGCGTACTTTTCCTTTCTACACTGATATGGCCGAAGCCAAAGCGATGTTGGAGTCGATTGCGCGTAGCTACGGATACCGTTACGGAAAACTAAAAAAAGTACGTGTAAATACAGTTTCTCAGTCGCCTACCAAAACTACGGCTGGAAACGGTATCGGTGGTTTTGATAAATTCTATGATTTTGCCGAAAAAATGGCGCCGCTAGGAAACGCCTCGGCTGATTCATGCGCTGATTTTGTCACTGTTTTGTTCTCGGATTACACACGGATGGTAACGATGCAAAACCTATTCCACGACGGTGGTTTCTCAAATGTCGGGATTTCAGCCGAAGTGTTGGAAGGGTAA
- a CDS encoding SOS response-associated peptidase, giving the protein MCFRNSLTATVEEMEKHFEVQKQAKTVEFEPIYHANGFDYPIWPIITAQAPHCLQFFHWGLVPRWARSPQEALELRSNTLNAKIETLDEKPSFKYALQHAQRCLIPSTGFFEWQTVGKQKYPYFIHLNNQPLFAMAGIWETWHNPAQTNDVWHTFSIITTDANPLMARIHNTKQRMPVIIPKELEAIWLNTQSDAFDLELFKRPIDDATMEAFTIGKSISDPKSQSNIPEVLTRVSYPELSHQQLSLF; this is encoded by the coding sequence ATGTGTTTTCGCAATTCATTGACCGCTACTGTTGAAGAAATGGAGAAGCATTTTGAGGTACAAAAACAGGCCAAAACCGTTGAATTTGAACCTATTTACCACGCTAATGGCTTCGACTATCCCATCTGGCCAATCATCACCGCCCAAGCTCCGCACTGTTTGCAATTTTTTCATTGGGGATTGGTTCCAAGGTGGGCGCGCAGCCCTCAAGAAGCCCTTGAACTACGCAGCAATACTTTGAATGCTAAAATCGAAACTCTCGACGAAAAGCCCTCGTTTAAGTACGCCCTCCAACACGCTCAACGCTGCCTCATTCCTTCTACTGGCTTTTTTGAATGGCAAACCGTCGGGAAGCAAAAATACCCCTATTTTATCCATCTGAACAACCAACCCCTTTTTGCCATGGCAGGAATATGGGAAACGTGGCATAATCCTGCCCAAACCAATGATGTTTGGCATACATTTAGCATTATTACGACCGATGCTAATCCGCTCATGGCACGCATTCACAACACAAAGCAGCGAATGCCCGTTATTATACCAAAAGAGCTAGAAGCGATTTGGCTTAATACCCAATCGGATGCTTTTGACCTTGAATTGTTTAAAAGACCAATTGACGATGCCACGATGGAAGCGTTTACGATTGGCAAGTCGATAAGCGACCCAAAAAGCCAATCTAACATACCCGAAGTATTGACACGCGTTTCGTACCCTGAACTATCGCATCAGCAATTGAGTTTGTTCTAA
- a CDS encoding aldo/keto reductase: MKFKLLGKSGLRVSELCLGTMTFGTEWGWGADKHESKKIFEAYANAGGNFLDTANRYTEGTSETFLGDFISADRDHFVVSTKYTLYDRNGDPNYAGNHRKNMIRSVNESLKRLHTDYIDVFWVHMWEFTTPVDEVMRGLDDLVRSGKVHYVGISDTPAWVISRSNMLAELRGWSQFVALQVEYSLLQRGAERDLLPMAQALDMAVTPWGVIGGGALTGKYLRGETGRVPENSLRRSERSSDIAQEVVDVAHELGVTPTQVAINWVRQRVSNVMPIVGAKRVEQLQDSLKCLDFVIPDEIMTRLNEISKIELGFPHDFLSSEGVKQSAFAGMYDNIINHRL, encoded by the coding sequence ATGAAATTCAAATTATTGGGAAAATCTGGCCTTCGCGTATCAGAATTGTGCCTCGGTACAATGACTTTTGGTACCGAATGGGGCTGGGGAGCCGACAAACATGAAAGCAAAAAGATTTTTGAAGCCTACGCCAACGCAGGCGGTAATTTCCTTGATACAGCCAACCGCTACACCGAAGGAACGTCGGAGACTTTCCTAGGGGATTTTATCTCAGCCGACCGTGACCATTTTGTCGTTTCGACTAAATATACCTTGTACGACCGAAATGGTGACCCTAACTACGCAGGAAACCACCGCAAAAACATGATTCGTTCGGTCAATGAAAGCCTCAAACGCCTCCATACCGATTATATCGACGTTTTTTGGGTACACATGTGGGAGTTTACGACGCCCGTTGACGAAGTGATGCGCGGATTGGATGATTTGGTTCGGAGTGGAAAGGTACATTACGTCGGGATTTCGGACACACCTGCGTGGGTGATTTCGCGTTCTAATATGCTGGCGGAGTTGCGCGGCTGGAGTCAATTTGTGGCGCTTCAAGTAGAGTATTCACTTTTACAACGCGGTGCTGAACGTGACTTACTTCCGATGGCCCAGGCTCTTGACATGGCCGTGACGCCTTGGGGAGTCATTGGTGGAGGAGCGCTCACGGGTAAGTATTTGCGCGGTGAAACAGGCCGTGTGCCCGAAAACAGCCTTCGACGTAGCGAACGCAGCAGCGACATTGCGCAAGAGGTAGTGGATGTAGCGCACGAACTGGGTGTTACGCCTACGCAAGTAGCGATTAACTGGGTGCGTCAACGGGTGTCAAATGTGATGCCAATTGTGGGGGCAAAACGCGTAGAACAGCTCCAAGATTCGCTCAAATGCCTCGATTTTGTGATTCCTGACGAAATTATGACGCGTTTAAACGAAATAAGTAAAATAGAATTAGGATTTCCGCACGATTTTCTTTCGTCGGAAGGAGTAAAGCAATCGGCATTTGCTGGAATGTACGATAATATCATTAATCACCGTCTCTAA
- a CDS encoding Uma2 family endonuclease: MVVVQSKRKRLRTKFAKHEIPKSLIYEEYDGKPMYYRGYKEVMNGLKTHEEIMGESDTQFIIVACLLKFLIKNIDDDKFIVGSNEVGLHTKKRSNLSADIAIYEKSTLQGKTPKNKYFDIPPLVVIEVDIEADTNSFGISEIDYYSMKTKKLLDFGTKEVVWFFSGGKKMLVAHPNQDWVLSDWDKNVTLLGEYQFSLANLLQKDGFKL; this comes from the coding sequence ATGGTTGTGGTTCAGTCTAAACGCAAACGCCTCCGTACAAAGTTTGCCAAACACGAGATTCCGAAATCGTTGATTTATGAAGAATACGATGGCAAGCCTATGTATTATCGTGGTTATAAAGAGGTGATGAATGGATTGAAAACACACGAAGAGATTATGGGGGAAAGTGATACCCAATTTATTATTGTAGCTTGTCTGCTCAAATTTTTAATTAAAAACATTGACGATGACAAATTCATCGTTGGGAGTAATGAGGTAGGACTCCATACCAAAAAGAGAAGCAATTTATCTGCCGACATTGCCATTTATGAAAAGTCCACCTTACAGGGAAAAACTCCAAAAAACAAGTATTTTGACATCCCACCGCTTGTGGTAATTGAAGTGGATATTGAAGCTGATACCAATAGTTTTGGTATTTCAGAAATAGATTATTATTCGATGAAAACAAAAAAACTCTTGGATTTTGGCACAAAAGAAGTCGTTTGGTTTTTTTCGGGTGGGAAAAAAATGTTGGTTGCCCATCCAAATCAAGATTGGGTTCTTTCCGATTGGGACAAGAATGTGACTTTACTCGGTGAGTACCAGTTTTCATTGGCGAATTTACTCCAAAAAGACGGGTTCAAATTGTGA
- a CDS encoding tetratricopeptide repeat protein, with product MKKTGLPFVVLCYILHSTFYIFSSFAQNSPYTLTSNAQKAYNEAFKLKVTAARQYLANDKIKNAFGIYVENYTDMVTLLVSDNKTLFEQLSPNEDKRLSWLDDQPSSSPYQRFVQAEIRLQWAFIKLKFGKEMSASWDIIKAYRLLAENARLYPDFVPTYKSLGLLHVLIGSAPQSYQWVAKLLGLKGNIPQGLREVQRVIQQDKVFSLEAQLIQTLLHAYILTYAEKQNTELLQLVHSQPDNLLLHFFGTTVSMKDGRGEQALGLLKQRPKGSAYFAFPFLDYLEGEILLQKGHYAAARTQLNEFLGQYKGQNFLKDTYLKLFLSHWLAGEDVEANVFLRKISKVGATYVESDKAALKFAENYTKGLISAQQKILMKARLSFDGGYLEEAAATLKNVNEASFDNGRDRAEYRYRLGRIFQRQEHTEAAIPNYERAMVLSQMQGLYFGATSALQLGYIYQAKGQKSKAIQYFQQALNYPKHEYKNSVDNKARAALTLLGVE from the coding sequence GTGAAAAAGACAGGTTTGCCTTTTGTAGTTTTATGTTACATTCTACATTCTACATTCTATATTTTTTCATCTTTCGCCCAAAATTCCCCCTATACCCTCACTTCCAATGCACAAAAAGCCTACAATGAGGCTTTTAAACTAAAAGTAACCGCGGCTCGGCAGTACCTTGCTAACGACAAAATCAAAAACGCCTTTGGCATCTACGTCGAAAATTACACCGACATGGTGACGTTGCTAGTGAGCGATAATAAAACCCTGTTTGAACAACTTTCTCCCAACGAAGACAAGCGCCTTTCGTGGCTCGACGACCAGCCGAGTTCGTCGCCGTATCAGCGTTTTGTGCAAGCCGAAATACGCCTCCAGTGGGCATTTATTAAACTCAAGTTCGGGAAAGAAATGAGTGCCTCTTGGGATATTATTAAAGCCTATCGTTTACTGGCCGAAAATGCGCGCCTATATCCCGATTTCGTACCTACTTATAAGTCGTTAGGGTTGTTACATGTCCTAATTGGCTCGGCACCGCAGAGTTACCAATGGGTGGCTAAGTTGTTGGGTTTGAAGGGTAATATCCCCCAAGGACTGCGCGAAGTGCAGCGGGTGATTCAGCAAGATAAGGTGTTTTCGTTGGAAGCGCAGTTGATTCAAACGTTGCTGCACGCGTACATTTTAACCTACGCCGAAAAACAAAATACGGAGCTTCTACAACTGGTACATAGTCAACCCGATAACCTGTTGCTGCATTTTTTTGGAACAACGGTTTCGATGAAAGACGGTAGAGGTGAACAAGCGCTTGGTTTGCTCAAACAACGTCCCAAAGGAAGTGCTTACTTCGCGTTTCCATTTTTGGATTATTTGGAAGGTGAAATTTTGCTTCAAAAAGGCCACTACGCCGCTGCCCGAACCCAGTTGAACGAGTTTTTAGGACAATACAAAGGTCAAAATTTCCTGAAAGACACCTATTTGAAACTGTTTTTAAGCCATTGGCTGGCGGGTGAGGATGTCGAAGCCAACGTATTTTTAAGGAAAATCAGCAAAGTTGGTGCTACCTACGTGGAGTCGGACAAAGCAGCGTTGAAGTTTGCCGAAAACTATACCAAAGGATTGATTTCAGCCCAGCAAAAAATTCTGATGAAAGCACGCTTGTCGTTTGATGGCGGTTATTTGGAGGAAGCGGCGGCAACGCTCAAAAACGTCAATGAAGCATCGTTTGATAACGGTAGAGACCGTGCCGAATACCGTTATCGGTTGGGACGTATTTTTCAACGTCAAGAACATACCGAGGCGGCTATTCCCAATTACGAACGGGCGATGGTGTTGAGCCAGATGCAGGGTTTGTATTTTGGGGCTACGTCGGCCTTGCAATTGGGATATATTTATCAAGCCAAAGGACAAAAGTCCAAAGCCATTCAGTACTTTCAACAAGCACTTAATTATCCTAAGCATGAATACAAAAACAGCGTGGACAATAAAGCCCGCGCTGCTTTGACCCTTTTGGGAGTGGAGTAG
- the sppA gene encoding signal peptide peptidase SppA, which produces MWQFIKYVFATIVGLFLFSILGFFLFVGIVAAIGSSEESTPIETNSVLKLNLNNPIQEVAVENPFAEFSGGQGNVLGLLDIRSALTNAKQDPNIKGVYLDVQYPMVGWATAEEIRDAILDFKKSNKFVYAYGEVMTEKAYYLASVADKIYLNPAGGMEWNGLSAEYDFYKGTLDKLEVKPLVFRVGEYKSAVEPFFRENMSDASRLQNQVLINNIFDHAVDKISQARKITPTQLKNLADSLSIDSPQDALTHKLITHVGYYDEVESALRKELKLGEDDKIKFVGLSKYSKAEKKVKEGSSDNRIAVIIGEGAIMSGKSNDGNIGSETIVDELRKARKDKKVKAVVLRINSPGGSALASDVMWREVQLTRKEKPVIASMSDVAASGGYYMAMGCDKIVAHPNTITGSIGVFSVLFNFQNTFRNKLGITFDRVNTNAHSDWPSVTREMTPFENNRMQRSTENIYAVFTKKAAEGRKMPLEKLKSLASGRVWSGREAKGNGLIDEFGGLDKAIEIAAKSAKLKEGDYRVRYPKEKNVFEDVITKFSNDAEEAVLQQKLGDFAPYLKTLKKLQQMEGTQARLPFDITIK; this is translated from the coding sequence ATGTGGCAGTTTATTAAATACGTTTTCGCAACCATCGTCGGTCTATTTCTTTTTTCCATCCTCGGCTTTTTCCTTTTTGTTGGAATCGTAGCCGCAATAGGTTCATCCGAAGAAAGTACACCGATTGAAACTAATTCAGTGTTAAAGCTCAATCTCAACAATCCTATTCAAGAAGTAGCCGTTGAGAACCCCTTCGCCGAATTTTCGGGCGGGCAAGGCAATGTCCTTGGCTTACTCGACATCCGCTCGGCCCTCACCAATGCCAAGCAAGACCCTAACATTAAAGGCGTCTATCTTGATGTACAATACCCAATGGTAGGCTGGGCTACCGCCGAGGAAATCCGCGATGCGATTCTTGATTTCAAGAAATCGAACAAATTTGTGTATGCCTACGGCGAAGTAATGACCGAAAAAGCGTATTACTTGGCGTCGGTTGCCGACAAAATTTACCTCAATCCCGCAGGTGGAATGGAGTGGAACGGCCTCAGTGCTGAATATGATTTCTACAAAGGCACGCTCGACAAACTCGAAGTGAAACCATTGGTGTTTCGCGTTGGGGAATATAAAAGTGCGGTAGAGCCTTTCTTCCGCGAAAACATGAGCGACGCTAGTCGTCTCCAAAACCAGGTGTTGATTAATAACATTTTCGACCACGCGGTGGATAAAATTTCGCAAGCACGCAAAATCACGCCTACTCAGTTGAAAAACTTGGCTGACTCACTCAGCATCGACTCTCCGCAAGATGCCCTCACGCACAAACTTATCACGCATGTGGGCTACTACGACGAGGTGGAAAGCGCACTTCGCAAAGAACTCAAGTTGGGCGAAGATGATAAAATCAAATTTGTAGGTCTTAGCAAGTATTCAAAAGCCGAAAAAAAGGTCAAAGAAGGTAGCAGCGATAACCGCATTGCGGTGATTATTGGCGAAGGGGCTATCATGTCGGGTAAAAGCAACGATGGCAACATTGGGTCGGAAACAATCGTGGATGAGCTTCGCAAGGCCCGCAAAGACAAAAAAGTGAAAGCCGTTGTGCTTCGTATCAATTCTCCTGGTGGTAGCGCCTTGGCGTCGGATGTAATGTGGCGTGAAGTTCAGTTGACCCGTAAAGAAAAACCTGTGATTGCGTCTATGTCGGACGTGGCGGCTTCGGGTGGCTATTACATGGCAATGGGTTGCGACAAAATCGTCGCACATCCAAACACCATCACGGGTTCTATTGGGGTATTTAGCGTGTTATTTAACTTCCAAAATACCTTCCGCAACAAATTGGGGATTACTTTCGACCGTGTGAATACCAACGCTCACTCTGATTGGCCAAGTGTAACGCGTGAAATGACGCCTTTCGAGAACAACCGTATGCAGCGCAGCACCGAAAACATCTACGCTGTTTTCACTAAAAAAGCGGCTGAAGGTCGTAAAATGCCGTTGGAAAAGCTTAAATCATTGGCATCGGGACGCGTATGGTCGGGTCGCGAGGCCAAAGGAAACGGTCTTATCGACGAGTTTGGTGGCCTAGACAAAGCGATTGAAATTGCGGCAAAATCGGCCAAATTGAAAGAAGGTGACTACCGCGTTCGCTATCCAAAAGAAAAGAATGTGTTTGAGGATGTGATTACGAAGTTTTCTAACGACGCCGAAGAAGCGGTGTTACAACAAAAACTAGGCGACTTCGCTCCTTACCTCAAAACCCTGAAGAAACTTCAACAAATGGAAGGAACACAGGCTCGTTTGCCATTTGATATTACTATTAAGTAG
- a CDS encoding GreA/GreB family elongation factor — MKQQLLTLLKTQFDTRVQAAQEAMQNAQDSANEETKSSAGDKYETGRAMAQIERDRHAQLFDQLRQERAVLDRIDPDFEFQRVGLGALVTTSVGVFFVSVSAGMVVVEGQKVIAMSPQSPLGASLMGKQAGDSFLFQQKKGLIEALI; from the coding sequence TTGAAACAACAATTACTTACGCTGCTAAAAACGCAGTTTGATACCCGCGTGCAGGCGGCGCAGGAGGCGATGCAAAACGCCCAAGACTCGGCCAACGAAGAAACCAAAAGCTCGGCGGGCGATAAGTACGAAACGGGGCGGGCGATGGCCCAAATTGAGCGCGATCGCCACGCCCAACTTTTTGATCAACTTAGGCAAGAACGCGCCGTTCTCGATCGCATCGACCCCGATTTTGAGTTTCAACGCGTGGGGTTGGGAGCGTTGGTTACGACGTCGGTGGGGGTGTTTTTTGTCTCCGTCAGTGCAGGTATGGTGGTAGTAGAAGGCCAAAAAGTGATTGCTATGTCGCCGCAGTCGCCTTTGGGAGCGTCGTTGATGGGCAAGCAAGCGGGCGATTCGTTCTTGTTTCAACAGAAAAAAGGGCTTATTGAAGCTCTCATTTGA